The Candidatus Accumulibacter similis genome has a segment encoding these proteins:
- the serS gene encoding serine--tRNA ligase, whose amino-acid sequence MLDIQLLRNNIDAVAERLATRGFILDRAGFQRLESERKLLQTRTQELQATRNSLSKQVGVLRARGEDAAPLMQQVAALKEELDTNEARLGGLLKELDDFLATLPNPPHESVPVGRSDADNAEMKRWGTPRSFDFPVRDHVDLGEALAQLDFATAAKIAGTRFCLIRGPLARLHRVLAQFMLDTHTAEHGYQEVYSPYLVNAASLTGTGQLPKFEEDLFRIPRPDAEPLYLIPTAEVPVTNIVRNEILAATDMPLKLVCHTPCFRSEAGSYGRDTRGMIRQHQFDKVELVQIVAPADSQSAHEELTGHAERILELLELPYRRVTLCTGDMGFSSAKTYDLEVWLPAQNAYREISSCSNFEAFQARRMQARYRNERNRTELVHTLNGSGLAVGRTLVAVMENHQNADGSISIPEVLRPYFGGIATIVAK is encoded by the coding sequence ATGCTTGACATCCAGCTGTTGCGCAACAACATCGATGCCGTCGCCGAGCGGCTCGCGACACGCGGCTTCATCCTCGACCGTGCCGGTTTTCAGCGGCTGGAGAGCGAGCGGAAACTACTGCAGACACGTACGCAGGAATTGCAGGCGACGCGCAACAGTCTGTCGAAACAGGTTGGCGTGCTCAGGGCACGGGGCGAGGATGCCGCGCCGCTGATGCAGCAGGTGGCGGCGCTGAAGGAAGAGCTGGACACCAATGAGGCACGACTTGGCGGGTTGCTGAAGGAACTCGACGATTTTCTGGCGACGCTGCCCAATCCGCCGCACGAGAGCGTGCCGGTCGGCCGATCCGATGCCGACAACGCCGAGATGAAGCGCTGGGGAACACCACGCAGCTTCGATTTCCCCGTCAGGGATCATGTCGACCTCGGTGAAGCCCTGGCTCAGCTTGACTTCGCCACCGCCGCCAAGATCGCCGGCACGCGCTTCTGCCTGATCCGCGGTCCGCTGGCGCGCCTGCACCGCGTCCTTGCGCAGTTCATGCTCGATACGCACACCGCCGAACACGGCTATCAGGAAGTCTACTCGCCCTACCTAGTCAACGCCGCCAGCCTGACCGGGACCGGCCAGTTGCCCAAGTTCGAGGAGGATCTGTTCCGCATTCCACGTCCCGACGCCGAGCCGCTGTACCTGATTCCGACCGCCGAAGTGCCGGTCACCAACATCGTTCGCAACGAGATTCTGGCGGCGACCGATATGCCGCTCAAGCTCGTCTGCCACACGCCCTGTTTCCGCTCGGAAGCCGGCTCCTACGGTCGCGATACCCGCGGCATGATCCGCCAACACCAGTTCGACAAGGTCGAGCTGGTGCAGATCGTTGCCCCGGCAGACTCGCAGTCGGCGCACGAGGAGCTGACCGGGCATGCCGAGCGCATCCTTGAACTGCTCGAGCTGCCGTACCGGCGGGTCACCCTGTGCACCGGCGACATGGGCTTCTCGTCGGCCAAGACCTACGATCTCGAGGTCTGGCTGCCGGCGCAGAACGCCTACCGCGAGATCTCCTCGTGCTCCAACTTCGAGGCTTTCCAGGCGAGGCGAATGCAGGCGCGCTATCGCAACGAGCGCAACCGGACCGAACTCGTGCATACCCTGAACGGGTCGGGGCTCGCTGTCGGGCGCACGCTCGTGGCGGTGATGGAGAACCATCAGAACGCCGACGGCAGCATCAGCATTCCGGAGGTATTGCGGCCGTATTTTGGCGGCATCGCGACGATCGTGGCGAAGTGA